Proteins co-encoded in one Parafrankia irregularis genomic window:
- a CDS encoding class I SAM-dependent methyltransferase: MSILEGSDGALPPLGPRHPADFDVFYQGTPPWDIGRPQAAFQALADAGQLRGRVLDVGCGTGEHALLAAGLGLDVVGVDTSALAIERAKAKAAERGLRARFRVEDALRLAELRERFDTVLDCGLFHVLTDEDRKAFVRALHSVIHPGGHYYMLCFSDQVPGDIGPRRISQDEIRSSFADGWQVDAVEPATLEITFDTMGVSAWLASITRS; encoded by the coding sequence ATGAGCATCCTCGAAGGTTCGGACGGGGCCCTGCCACCGCTCGGGCCACGGCATCCCGCTGACTTCGACGTCTTCTATCAGGGCACCCCACCGTGGGACATCGGCCGCCCCCAGGCCGCCTTCCAGGCGCTCGCGGACGCTGGCCAACTGCGCGGGCGAGTCCTCGACGTCGGATGTGGCACCGGTGAGCACGCCCTGCTCGCCGCCGGCCTCGGGCTCGACGTGGTCGGCGTCGACACCTCCGCGCTCGCGATCGAGCGAGCCAAGGCCAAGGCCGCCGAGCGGGGCCTGCGCGCCCGGTTCCGGGTCGAGGACGCGCTGCGGCTGGCCGAACTGCGGGAGCGGTTCGACACGGTGCTCGACTGCGGGCTGTTCCACGTGCTGACGGACGAGGACCGCAAGGCCTTCGTCCGGGCCCTGCACTCCGTCATCCACCCAGGTGGCCACTACTACATGCTGTGCTTCAGCGACCAGGTTCCCGGTGACATCGGCCCCCGCCGGATCAGCCAGGACGAGATCCGGAGCAGCTTCGCCGACGGCTGGCAGGTCGACGCGGTGGAACCGGCCACCCTCGAGATCACGTTCGACACGATGGGCGTCTCCGCCTGGCTGGCCTCGATCACCCGAAGCTGA
- a CDS encoding AMP-binding protein, translating into MTRRTDGTAGDDPGAADDQAGIRPLINWIDERARNGADRVYLHAARTGRQVTYRQLADSVRRWWHVFDQHGAGPGSRIALVVADPMDFAVAYLAIVAGDRCAAPVPAGAPDLTERLAGLEPDLIVTASGVTTPSRAESGVTAPGRTESGSGRLASVAALPGTGGVLLASSGTTGTPKQVFLDGGRLLHVATEIARHHRLTPADIGYNPLPLVHVNAEVVGLLATLVAGGELVLDARFHRQGFWNLIQNHAVTWINAVPAILAVLARQPAPSAAQTRTVRFVRSASAPLPVAVLGAFETSTGLPVIETYGMTEAASQIAANPLDGRRRPGSVGRAVGTQIRIVDRQGRHCPCGTTGQVQIRGGGVISAYATEAGNDRFRAGGWLDTGDLGRLDEDGYLYLAGRRDDVINRGGEKIFPREVEEVLLADPRVTSAVVFGLPHAVLGRIPVAQVVLADRTAAPDHTADSASGRATGRTVAPTRNGADEVASTRELLADLSSRCATRLERHKRPVRIEVVDDLPVGPTGKVLRHLLDLPEPDRGHAAGDGRGVA; encoded by the coding sequence ATGACGAGGCGCACGGATGGGACAGCCGGCGACGACCCCGGGGCCGCGGATGACCAGGCCGGCATCCGGCCCCTGATCAACTGGATCGACGAACGCGCACGAAACGGCGCGGACCGCGTTTACCTGCACGCCGCGCGCACCGGGCGCCAGGTCACCTACCGACAGCTGGCCGACTCCGTCCGCCGATGGTGGCACGTGTTCGACCAGCACGGTGCCGGCCCGGGCAGCCGCATCGCCCTGGTGGTGGCGGACCCGATGGACTTCGCCGTCGCCTATCTGGCCATCGTCGCCGGCGACCGGTGTGCCGCTCCGGTGCCGGCCGGGGCCCCGGACCTGACCGAACGGCTGGCCGGCCTCGAGCCCGACCTGATCGTCACGGCATCCGGGGTCACGACACCCAGTCGAGCGGAGTCCGGGGTCACGGCGCCCGGCCGAACGGAATCCGGCTCGGGCCGCCTGGCCTCCGTCGCCGCGCTCCCGGGTACGGGCGGTGTCCTGCTGGCCAGCTCCGGGACCACCGGCACGCCCAAACAGGTGTTCCTGGACGGCGGTCGTCTCCTCCACGTCGCGACCGAGATCGCCCGTCATCACCGGTTGACGCCTGCCGACATCGGCTACAACCCGCTCCCCCTGGTTCATGTGAACGCGGAGGTCGTCGGCCTGCTCGCCACCCTGGTCGCCGGCGGCGAACTGGTGCTCGACGCACGCTTCCACCGGCAGGGCTTCTGGAACCTGATCCAGAACCACGCCGTCACCTGGATCAACGCGGTCCCGGCGATTCTGGCCGTTCTGGCGCGGCAGCCGGCCCCGAGCGCCGCACAGACCCGGACGGTGCGGTTCGTCCGGTCCGCTTCCGCCCCGTTGCCGGTCGCCGTGCTGGGGGCGTTCGAGACCTCCACCGGGCTGCCCGTGATCGAGACCTACGGCATGACCGAGGCGGCGAGCCAGATCGCGGCGAACCCGCTCGACGGCCGGCGACGTCCAGGGTCGGTCGGCCGCGCCGTCGGGACGCAGATCCGGATCGTCGACCGGCAGGGGCGCCACTGCCCGTGCGGGACGACCGGTCAGGTGCAGATCCGCGGCGGCGGGGTGATCTCCGCCTACGCGACCGAGGCCGGCAACGACCGGTTCCGCGCGGGCGGCTGGCTCGACACCGGCGATCTCGGCCGGCTCGACGAGGACGGCTATCTCTACCTGGCCGGCCGTCGCGACGACGTCATCAACCGGGGTGGGGAGAAGATCTTCCCCCGCGAGGTGGAGGAGGTGCTGCTCGCGGACCCCCGGGTCACCTCAGCCGTGGTCTTCGGGCTGCCGCACGCCGTCCTGGGCCGGATACCCGTCGCCCAGGTCGTGCTCGCCGACCGCACCGCCGCGCCCGATCACACCGCCGACAGCGCCTCGGGGCGGGCCACAGGACGGACCGTGGCGCCGACGCGGAACGGCGCCGACGAGGTCGCATCGACCCGCGAGCTGCTGGCCGACCTGTCCAGCCGGTGCGCCACGCGGCTGGAACGGCACAAGCGCCCCGTCCGGATCGAGGTCGTCGACGACCTGCCGGTCGGGCCGACCGGCAAGGTGCTGCGCCACCTGCTCGACCTCCCCGAGCCCGACCGCGGCCACGCGGCCGGTGACGGCCGCGGCGTGGCGTGA
- a CDS encoding acyltransferase: MTLAPSPAEHAPGGTLNSTFSGTAGSTAGSTAGSRSDSAPAGGGRHVHEADVVRVLTFIAVIGVHATGGTVDNGSYSGNAALMLLHFTREAFFVLTGFVLVHSYASRPPRGAGLRRFWLRRLLLVGVPYAVWTAVYGASAVVSRAETDGFRAGLGEFSQLLISGDAHYHLYFLLVSLQVYLVLPLLLALVRHARRALGWVLAGSAVLQFGILQEIQYGPPRHGILGWLRENCHALLPTYQFWVVLGAVAAMRLDAVRAWTGRHRGLVALIVLGGAGAATGWYAAVVRSGRPPAFASSVFQPVMIVWGTAIVVGLFTAGQLWDARRIAASPPDRLLRVGSELSFGVYLVHPIFVDTLVDSLRDRLPVPLSTLIIMVVALAASTALVALARRTPLSLVVSGRPMRRQPAQNGDPAARATPARVASTVPAPNVTIGSRPIGDAKEVREG; this comes from the coding sequence GTGACACTCGCGCCCAGCCCCGCGGAGCATGCTCCCGGCGGCACCCTGAACAGCACCTTTAGCGGCACTGCAGGCAGCACGGCAGGCAGCACGGCAGGCAGCAGGTCGGACAGTGCTCCGGCCGGCGGCGGCCGTCACGTCCACGAGGCCGATGTCGTCCGCGTGCTGACCTTCATCGCGGTGATCGGCGTGCACGCGACCGGCGGGACCGTCGACAACGGCAGCTATTCGGGCAACGCGGCCCTGATGCTGCTGCACTTCACCCGGGAGGCGTTCTTCGTCCTCACCGGCTTCGTGCTCGTCCACAGCTACGCGTCGCGGCCGCCGCGCGGCGCGGGTCTGCGCCGTTTCTGGTTGCGGCGGCTGCTGCTGGTCGGCGTGCCCTATGCCGTGTGGACGGCGGTGTACGGCGCGTCGGCGGTGGTCAGCCGGGCGGAGACGGACGGCTTCCGCGCCGGCCTCGGCGAGTTCAGCCAGCTACTGATCAGCGGCGACGCGCATTACCACCTCTACTTCCTGCTGGTCTCCCTGCAGGTCTACCTGGTGTTGCCGCTGTTGCTCGCGCTCGTCCGCCACGCCCGCCGCGCGTTGGGCTGGGTGCTGGCCGGCAGTGCCGTGCTGCAGTTCGGCATCCTGCAGGAGATCCAGTACGGCCCGCCGCGGCACGGAATTCTCGGCTGGTTGCGTGAGAACTGCCACGCGCTGCTGCCGACATACCAGTTCTGGGTCGTGCTGGGTGCGGTGGCGGCCATGCGGCTGGACGCCGTGCGGGCCTGGACGGGCCGGCACCGGGGGCTCGTCGCGCTGATCGTGCTGGGCGGCGCCGGGGCGGCCACCGGGTGGTACGCCGCCGTCGTGCGCAGCGGCCGCCCGCCCGCGTTCGCCTCGTCGGTGTTCCAGCCGGTGATGATCGTGTGGGGCACGGCGATCGTGGTCGGTCTTTTCACCGCCGGCCAGCTGTGGGATGCCCGGCGGATCGCCGCATCGCCGCCGGACCGGCTGCTGCGGGTCGGCTCCGAGTTGTCCTTCGGTGTCTACCTCGTTCATCCGATCTTCGTGGACACGCTCGTCGACTCGCTCCGCGACAGGCTTCCCGTGCCCCTGTCCACGCTGATCATCATGGTGGTCGCGCTGGCCGCGTCGACAGCCCTGGTCGCCCTCGCCCGCCGCACCCCGTTGAGCCTGGTGGTGTCCGGCCGTCCGATGCGCCGCCAACCGGCCCAGAACGGCGATCCGGCGGCTCGCGCGACCCCCGCCCGCGTAGCCTCGACAGTCCCGGCACCCAACGTAACGATCGGGTCACGGCCGATCGGTGACGCGAAGGAGGTCCGCGAGGGATGA
- a CDS encoding phosphosulfolactate synthase, with translation MSRTALALPSRQVRPRTRGITMVIDNGLPTGYFQDAVASAADLVDLVKFGWGTSVVTADLDRKTETLRSLGIGYFFGGTLFEKHVMQNRFEDFREFCHVHSCSHVEVSNGTIDLSNQEKCAFIRKLAGDFTVLSEVGFKDGERSERLSPSRWIDCIHADLDAGAELVIAEARESGSSGICRPDGRLRFGLIEDILDAGFPVDRLLFEAPTRTLQTYFVRRVGTEVNLGNIAPAEVIALETLRLGLRSDTMLDVGAGA, from the coding sequence ATGTCTCGGACCGCGCTTGCACTTCCCTCGCGGCAGGTGAGACCTCGTACCCGAGGCATCACGATGGTGATTGACAACGGTCTTCCGACTGGCTACTTCCAGGATGCGGTGGCCAGCGCCGCGGACCTGGTCGACCTGGTCAAGTTCGGCTGGGGGACGTCCGTCGTCACCGCCGACCTCGACCGCAAGACCGAGACACTGCGATCGCTCGGAATAGGTTACTTCTTCGGTGGGACGCTGTTCGAGAAGCATGTCATGCAGAACCGCTTCGAGGACTTCCGGGAGTTCTGCCACGTCCACTCCTGTAGTCATGTCGAGGTCTCGAACGGAACGATCGACCTGTCCAACCAGGAGAAGTGCGCTTTCATCCGGAAGCTGGCCGGCGATTTCACCGTGCTGAGCGAGGTGGGTTTCAAGGACGGTGAGCGCTCCGAACGGCTCTCCCCGTCGCGCTGGATCGACTGTATTCACGCGGATCTGGACGCAGGTGCGGAGCTTGTCATCGCAGAGGCCCGGGAAAGTGGAAGCAGCGGGATCTGCCGGCCGGACGGCCGGCTGCGTTTCGGGCTGATCGAGGACATTCTCGACGCGGGGTTCCCGGTCGATCGTCTCCTCTTCGAGGCGCCGACCAGGACCCTGCAGACCTATTTCGTGCGCCGGGTCGGGACGGAGGTCAACCTCGGCAACATCGCGCCGGCCGAGGTGATCGCCCTGGAGACGCTGCGGCTGGGGCTGCGCTCCGACACGATGCTCGACGTCGGCGCGGGGGCCTGA
- a CDS encoding VOC family protein, with protein MRDSGDTFHLAIPVYDLAEAVEFYVGRLGCKLARRYPDRITLDFFGDQVVCHLVERPAAAAPPGLYPRHFGVTFRQAADFERLLRLVELRGIPVFGPTSIRFEGLAEEHQTLVLRDPADNLLEFKHYLDPRMMY; from the coding sequence ATGCGTGACAGCGGCGACACCTTCCACCTCGCCATTCCGGTCTACGACCTGGCCGAGGCCGTCGAGTTCTACGTCGGCCGGCTCGGCTGCAAGCTGGCCCGGCGCTATCCCGACCGGATCACCCTGGACTTCTTCGGCGACCAGGTGGTCTGCCATCTGGTCGAGCGGCCGGCCGCGGCGGCGCCCCCCGGGCTGTACCCACGCCATTTCGGCGTGACGTTCCGCCAGGCCGCCGACTTCGAGCGGCTGCTGCGCCTGGTCGAGCTCCGCGGGATTCCCGTGTTCGGGCCCACGAGCATCCGCTTCGAAGGCCTCGCGGAGGAGCACCAGACGCTCGTGCTGCGCGACCCCGCGGACAACCTGCTGGAGTTCAAGCACTACCTGGACCCGCGGATGATGTACTGA
- a CDS encoding diguanylate cyclase, with the protein MSPTPSPLLPVVLAETERTRVTRVAGPTGPLIRKEALGRGAGRRLRHEAKILQRLAGVQGVVQLAAAPDVEHKADVEHETDIKESSGSILLEDINGTALSGWRTPLGPDLLLAVAEALARAVAGMHHRGVVHRDISPANVVATPDGDVCLIDFALATTLTSMRSEFTHHAAIIGTVPYLAPEQTGRTSRPIDHRADLYAVGATLYELAAGAPPFGADDPLRIIHDHLARVPVPASERNPAVPRALAQVIAHLLEKEPDDRYQSAEGLAHDLALIRRGTPPARPGARDRWDRQLTSSRLVGRNQQIDELRGAFLAVMAGQPRSVLVEGEAGVGKTALVDELRVIAAGHGGWFVAGAFDQHRLDQAHSGFLRAIRALGRLLLAEPEERLVGYRDRLRRGLGRNVGLAAAAVPELGVLLDVQAAPGDLMTRRARAAHTGVEILRAVASTERPVVCFVDNLQWANRTPLGILEPIFGGSAEVDGLLLVGAYRASEVGATTPLAGPLGHWLGQPHGPRQLRLENLTPAAQAALIADVLHVATGPAAELARMLAPATRGNPRDTLDLLTTLRREELLDLRPGGWQWDPEALRRRLHRIDFAELLTARVAALPGVTVDLLAMVACLGAHVDLDLLAAATALPTDEVERRLALAIEIGVLVPETVDGGRHSVRFQDDRTRQTALVGLTRQSQDATRLRLARNLAGHGEDPDDPHPQRRDAEYLSAAAEQYLPVLGAIHDPAERRRAAALLRRAAGEAKVLSNHAQVERYTAAAATLLDPSEVDALLAVHIERHAALRDLGLLDEADEVFQIIDRLCTDPLQRTAPTVIQIRSLTDRARATEAIGLGVEQLRRLGMTVPDHEQLDAEIDSGLDAAYRWIDTTSDTDDLRRAELVDEVRRSAVNVINGLSPAAFFSDHMMLAWLTVRTLAIWAQDGPSRALLGPASQIAITTITRRADYRAGHRILRRLLAVGHARGYEPEVWLAEFHYLITCGHWFEPLEHNLSATRRALDELVQSGDFQGACWAHHCLLFNLLDCAPSLDLIAAEAEAAMKLATRTGNQRAEESARVFRRLVAALRGETEDVHTDETAELALMAGNSVAVVHFHITNAILAAVFDRPADLARHLAAVEPLLAPFEASYMIVAARLLRVLMLAQQIRSGHRQPSTDRPLAGNPPAENAPAQDPPTGNPPAGDAPAGDPREELDEMIVWLSGRAADAPVNFLHVLYLAQAEQAWAIGDFQRASYMFDAAHREAISRSRPWHLALILEEAARFYLGHGLEVAGRLLLVGTRRVYAGWGATAKVNQLDWGSPGLRSGPPAEELLVGGPRKRAGGRSLVTTGTIDLRGIVAASRALSSETSVAGLRAAVVGILSEMTGATDVHLLLRDEEREAWTVTTDAGPAISLREAGQRHLLPPSVVWYAERTGEPVVVTDVATDDRFRRDPCFCPQDRCSLLAVPISTRGRLRAMLLLENRMISHAFSADRLEGIMLVAGQLAVSLDNALMYASLERKVEQRTQQLAAANRQLKQLSVTDPLTGLANRRRLDEILDHEWRQARRRGTPIALAMVDIDHFKLYNDHFGHGAGDHCLRLVARCVAGSLQDPLIAARYGGEEFAVVMPDTDAAGAARLARHICAAVEALAEPHPRVATRVVTVSIGTTALVPTSRDDLAGFVECADAALYRAKRGGRNRAEVVLTRPCLAAVSTSSAGPGSA; encoded by the coding sequence AGGGTTGCGGGCCCGACCGGTCCGCTGATCCGGAAGGAGGCGCTGGGCCGGGGTGCCGGGCGGCGGCTGCGGCATGAAGCGAAGATCCTCCAGCGCCTGGCCGGTGTCCAGGGCGTGGTCCAACTCGCCGCCGCGCCGGACGTCGAACACAAAGCGGACGTCGAGCACGAGACGGACATCAAGGAAAGCTCGGGATCAATCCTGCTGGAGGACATCAACGGCACGGCGCTCTCGGGCTGGCGCACGCCACTCGGGCCGGACCTGCTGCTCGCCGTCGCCGAAGCGCTGGCCCGGGCGGTCGCGGGCATGCACCACCGCGGTGTCGTGCACCGGGACATCAGCCCGGCGAACGTCGTGGCCACCCCGGACGGGGACGTGTGCCTGATCGACTTCGCGCTCGCCACCACGCTCACGTCGATGCGCAGCGAGTTCACCCACCACGCCGCGATCATCGGCACGGTCCCGTACCTGGCGCCGGAGCAGACCGGCCGGACCAGCCGTCCCATCGACCACCGCGCCGACCTGTACGCCGTCGGCGCGACCCTGTACGAGCTGGCGGCGGGAGCGCCGCCCTTCGGGGCGGACGACCCGCTGCGCATCATCCACGACCACCTCGCCCGGGTGCCGGTACCGGCGTCGGAACGAAACCCGGCAGTGCCCCGTGCGCTGGCGCAGGTCATCGCGCACCTGCTCGAGAAGGAGCCCGATGACCGCTACCAGAGCGCCGAGGGGCTCGCACATGATCTCGCCCTGATCCGTCGCGGCACGCCGCCGGCCCGCCCCGGAGCCCGCGACCGGTGGGACCGTCAGCTGACGTCGTCAAGGCTCGTCGGCCGCAATCAGCAGATCGACGAACTGCGTGGCGCGTTCCTGGCGGTCATGGCCGGCCAACCGCGTTCGGTCCTCGTCGAGGGCGAGGCCGGGGTCGGCAAGACGGCCCTGGTCGACGAGCTGAGGGTGATCGCGGCCGGTCACGGCGGCTGGTTCGTGGCCGGGGCGTTCGACCAGCACCGCCTCGACCAGGCACACAGCGGCTTTCTCCGCGCGATCCGGGCCCTCGGTCGGCTGCTGCTGGCGGAGCCCGAGGAACGCCTGGTCGGGTATCGGGACCGGCTACGTCGCGGTCTGGGCCGCAACGTGGGCCTGGCCGCCGCCGCGGTGCCGGAGCTGGGGGTTCTGCTGGACGTCCAGGCCGCGCCGGGTGACCTGATGACGAGGCGGGCCCGCGCGGCGCACACCGGCGTCGAGATCCTGCGTGCGGTCGCGTCGACGGAACGCCCGGTGGTCTGCTTCGTGGACAATCTGCAGTGGGCCAACCGAACCCCGCTGGGCATCCTCGAACCGATCTTCGGTGGAAGCGCGGAGGTGGACGGGCTGCTGCTGGTCGGTGCCTACCGTGCCAGCGAGGTCGGCGCGACCACTCCGCTGGCGGGACCGCTCGGTCACTGGCTCGGCCAGCCGCACGGGCCGCGCCAGCTGCGGCTGGAGAACCTCACACCGGCAGCCCAGGCAGCGCTGATAGCGGACGTCCTGCACGTCGCGACGGGACCGGCGGCCGAACTGGCACGCATGCTGGCACCGGCGACCCGGGGAAATCCGCGCGACACCCTCGATCTCCTCACCACCCTGCGCCGCGAGGAGCTCCTGGACCTCCGTCCGGGTGGCTGGCAGTGGGATCCGGAGGCACTGCGCCGCCGGCTGCATCGGATCGACTTCGCCGAACTGCTGACGGCCCGGGTCGCCGCGCTGCCGGGTGTCACCGTCGACCTGCTCGCGATGGTGGCCTGCCTGGGCGCCCACGTCGATCTGGATCTGCTGGCCGCCGCCACCGCACTGCCGACGGACGAGGTGGAACGACGGCTCGCCCTGGCGATCGAGATCGGCGTGCTGGTGCCCGAGACCGTGGACGGCGGCCGCCATTCGGTGCGGTTCCAGGACGACCGGACCCGCCAGACGGCGCTGGTCGGGCTCACCCGGCAGTCGCAGGACGCGACGCGCCTGCGGCTGGCCCGCAATCTTGCCGGCCATGGCGAGGACCCGGACGACCCGCATCCACAGCGCAGGGACGCGGAGTATCTCTCCGCGGCGGCGGAGCAGTACCTGCCGGTCCTCGGCGCCATCCACGACCCGGCGGAGCGGCGGCGAGCGGCGGCGCTGCTGCGAAGGGCCGCGGGCGAGGCGAAGGTGCTGTCCAACCACGCCCAGGTGGAGAGGTACACGGCCGCCGCCGCGACGCTGCTCGATCCGTCCGAGGTCGACGCGCTGCTCGCCGTGCACATCGAGCGGCACGCGGCGCTGCGCGACCTCGGCCTGCTCGACGAGGCCGACGAGGTCTTCCAGATCATCGACCGCCTGTGCACCGATCCGCTCCAGCGCACGGCCCCGACCGTGATCCAGATTCGCAGCCTCACCGATCGCGCGCGTGCGACCGAGGCGATCGGGCTCGGCGTCGAGCAGCTGAGACGGCTCGGGATGACCGTCCCGGACCACGAGCAGCTGGACGCGGAGATCGACAGCGGGCTCGACGCCGCCTACCGGTGGATCGACACCACGAGCGACACCGATGATCTGCGGCGCGCGGAGCTGGTCGACGAGGTGCGGCGCAGTGCCGTCAATGTGATCAACGGGCTCTCGCCGGCGGCGTTCTTCAGCGACCACATGATGCTCGCCTGGCTGACCGTGCGGACCCTGGCGATCTGGGCCCAGGACGGCCCGAGCCGCGCCCTGCTGGGGCCGGCGAGCCAGATCGCGATCACGACGATCACCCGCCGGGCCGACTACCGCGCCGGGCACCGCATCCTGCGTCGCCTGCTCGCCGTGGGCCATGCGCGGGGCTACGAGCCCGAGGTCTGGCTGGCGGAGTTCCATTACCTGATCACCTGCGGCCACTGGTTCGAGCCCCTCGAGCACAACCTCTCCGCGACCCGGCGGGCGCTGGACGAGCTCGTCCAAAGCGGCGACTTCCAGGGTGCCTGCTGGGCACATCACTGCCTGCTGTTCAACCTGCTGGACTGTGCGCCCTCACTCGACCTCATCGCGGCCGAGGCGGAGGCGGCGATGAAGCTGGCGACGCGGACCGGTAACCAGCGGGCCGAGGAGTCCGCGCGGGTCTTCCGCCGGCTCGTGGCGGCGCTGCGCGGCGAGACCGAGGACGTCCACACCGATGAGACGGCCGAGCTCGCCCTGATGGCGGGCAACTCGGTGGCCGTCGTGCACTTCCACATCACCAACGCGATCCTCGCCGCCGTCTTCGACCGCCCGGCCGACCTGGCCCGGCATCTCGCCGCCGTGGAACCGCTGCTCGCCCCGTTCGAGGCGAGCTACATGATCGTTGCTGCTCGTCTGCTGCGGGTGCTGATGCTGGCCCAGCAGATCCGATCGGGGCACCGGCAGCCGAGCACCGATCGCCCGCTGGCGGGGAATCCGCCGGCCGAGAACGCGCCGGCCCAGGACCCGCCGACGGGGAATCCGCCGGCTGGGGACGCGCCAGCCGGGGATCCGCGCGAGGAACTGGACGAGATGATCGTCTGGCTGTCCGGCCGGGCGGCCGACGCTCCGGTCAACTTCCTGCACGTGCTGTATCTGGCGCAGGCGGAACAGGCCTGGGCCATCGGCGACTTCCAGCGCGCCTCCTACATGTTCGACGCGGCGCACAGGGAGGCCATCTCGCGGTCCCGGCCCTGGCACCTCGCGCTGATCCTGGAGGAGGCTGCCCGTTTCTACCTGGGTCACGGGCTGGAGGTCGCGGGTCGGCTGCTCCTGGTCGGAACCCGCCGGGTCTACGCGGGCTGGGGCGCCACCGCGAAGGTCAACCAGCTCGACTGGGGCAGCCCAGGCCTGCGGTCCGGGCCGCCGGCAGAGGAACTGCTCGTCGGGGGCCCGCGGAAGCGGGCGGGCGGGCGCTCGCTCGTCACGACGGGCACCATCGACCTGCGGGGCATCGTCGCCGCGTCCCGGGCGCTCAGCTCGGAGACGAGCGTGGCGGGCCTGCGGGCCGCGGTCGTGGGGATCCTCTCGGAGATGACCGGGGCGACCGACGTCCACCTGCTGCTGCGTGACGAGGAGCGGGAGGCCTGGACGGTGACCACCGACGCCGGTCCGGCGATCTCCCTGCGGGAGGCGGGCCAGCGCCATCTCCTGCCACCGTCCGTCGTCTGGTACGCGGAACGGACCGGTGAGCCGGTTGTCGTCACCGACGTCGCGACCGACGACCGGTTCCGCCGCGACCCGTGCTTCTGCCCGCAGGACCGTTGCTCGCTGCTCGCCGTACCCATCTCGACCCGCGGCCGGCTCCGGGCGATGCTGCTGCTGGAGAACCGCATGATCAGTCATGCCTTCTCCGCGGACCGCCTCGAAGGGATCATGCTCGTCGCCGGCCAGCTGGCGGTCTCGCTCGACAACGCACTCATGTACGCGTCGCTCGAACGCAAGGTGGAGCAGCGCACCCAGCAGCTCGCCGCCGCGAACCGGCAGCTGAAGCAGCTGTCGGTGACCGACCCGTTGACGGGGCTCGCGAACCGCCGGCGGCTGGACGAGATCCTCGACCACGAATGGCGCCAGGCCCGGCGGCGCGGGACCCCCATCGCCCTCGCGATGGTCGACATCGACCATTTCAAGCTTTACAATGATCATTTCGGGCACGGCGCCGGGGACCACTGCCTGCGACTGGTCGCCCGCTGTGTCGCCGGGAGCCTGCAGGATCCACTGATCGCCGCACGCTACGGCGGCGAGGAGTTCGCCGTCGTCATGCCCGACACCGATGCCGCCGGCGCCGCCCGGCTGGCCCGGCACATCTGCGCGGCCGTCGAGGCGCTGGCCGAGCCGCACCCGCGGGTCGCCACCCGGGTGGTGACGGTGAGCATCGGCACGACGGCGCTCGTTCCCACCTCGCGGGACGACCTCGCGGGATTCGTCGAATGTGCCGACGCGGCGCTCTACCGCGCGAAGCGAGGCGGCCGCAACCGGGCCGAGGTGGTGCTGACCCGCCCGTGCCTGGCGGCGGTCAGTACATCATCCGCGGGTCCAGGTAGTGCTTGA